A genomic window from candidate division WOR-3 bacterium includes:
- the rimI gene encoding ribosomal protein S18-alanine N-acetyltransferase: MNCIIRAMKFTDIDHVYKIECQVFPNPWPKSFFENDLHKHNTIALIADTNGEVKGYALADCVADELHITNIAVDPRYHHQGIGKQLLSELEKLGIERNCIYAYLEVRVNNLNAINFYKKFGYRIIQIRKNYYLDGTDAYVMAKELKEVL; this comes from the coding sequence ATGAATTGTATAATAAGGGCTATGAAATTTACTGACATTGACCATGTATATAAGATTGAGTGTCAGGTATTCCCCAATCCTTGGCCCAAATCATTCTTTGAAAATGATCTGCACAAGCATAATACTATTGCCCTGATTGCTGATACCAATGGCGAAGTTAAAGGATATGCACTTGCTGATTGTGTGGCAGATGAGTTACACATTACAAATATCGCAGTTGATCCCAGATATCATCATCAGGGTATAGGTAAACAACTCCTTTCAGAATTAGAAAAATTAGGAATAGAAAGGAATTGTATATATGCTTATCTTGAAGTAAGGGTGAACAACCTGAATGCAATTAATTTTTATAAAAAATTTGGTTACCGTATTATACAGATAAGAAAAAACTATTATCTTGATGGCACAGATGCCTATGTGATGGCAAAGGAATTAAAGGAGGTTTTATGA
- a CDS encoding tetratricopeptide repeat protein — MNCPRCGYNNPDTANFCSRCGLQLLKTTGQRRPVAVIFADISGFTPLADKMDPEEVKDLIDQCLQRLALIIQKYEGFVDKFIGDCVMALFGAPLAHEDDPLRAVLASLDLLKEIKVFNSEKKQNLSLSIGINYGLVATGDLGRPGGYTVMGDTVNIAQRLQVAAPRGKIYVSEEIYKYTNREILYKKLKKISVKGKKEKILVYTPLRVRLKYGQRKIQEIPLIGRVEEMNLLNKIFQEVNAGRGRVVAIIGEAGIGKTKLVYEFKRQLEKNVFITEGKGIEYHINSPYFVLKEVSKKIFGINDNDTPAMITRRITKFIESSDDAILKVKIPYFKYFLSADLTRSERMQIESMQSEDRIRLLLEAINLLFVKLSRSKPLLMIFDDCHWIDKETIDFIHNIAGSIGYKPVMLITLYRPTFDIGKISRLPYFNTITLKPLGIDETTVLLKKILRCEKIDSYLFALLLKKSGAIPFYISELALNLVSNNMIQIKDGTAILKGDLTLTLPRSLDELIMTKIDKLSAELRYIVDIASVIGEEFSFKILNALIPGKERLKQNLAYIVQQNIFKVTGDKDSSEDEKYAFTHSIMRDAVYNSLLKKQRREYHQKVGFIIEKIFNLTIEEYFDALAHHFYLGGEIMKALEYLEKAGDQKKELYLNSSAIELYKKCLTMIPDGMPHITTRIFEKLGTIYELIGDYENALNAYYKMESYAGEDLVVKARSLRHRANIIANQGDYDKGLELLSRAYEYLKSLKEKSNLSVLLELSNIRNLECWLYRIKGKMEIAESKGLEAIKIITKIKDWKFKIELKQALTKAYNHLSVIYCVKGDFEKALKLCKEAISIAEDTGDLRGKVNAYNVMGTVFKAQGNYEKAIDSFTVNLKITEELGDKRGIGVAYCNLGNVYQHIGDNSTALDLYQKFLEISQDLRDKSSIGMASNNMGIIYFNMGDYERALKFFENYLKISEELGDKRGIAIAYGNLGEVLMNKFEYNKAVALFKKFLKISQRIGDKRGIASASYNLGYVYAEIGKLKLAYKYSNEAKNFFESIGNKNALGMVLNTIALIRFKDNNLEEALKILNSSLSLAEATHSMELKINCLFNQARVYAEIDKEKAKEAFLAAIELSQKSKIKKLLADIYYEYAHFLYRIGEIQTAKKYKNLAIKFYNEMNIKRK, encoded by the coding sequence ATGAATTGCCCAAGATGTGGATATAATAATCCTGATACCGCAAATTTTTGTAGCCGTTGCGGACTGCAATTGCTTAAAACAACAGGGCAGCGCAGGCCTGTAGCGGTGATTTTTGCCGATATATCAGGATTTACGCCTCTGGCTGACAAAATGGATCCGGAAGAAGTAAAAGACCTTATTGACCAGTGCCTCCAGCGTTTGGCATTGATTATTCAAAAATATGAAGGTTTTGTAGATAAGTTCATAGGTGATTGTGTAATGGCGCTTTTTGGTGCGCCCCTTGCTCACGAAGACGATCCACTACGGGCAGTCCTTGCCAGCCTTGACTTATTAAAAGAAATCAAGGTATTTAATTCTGAAAAAAAGCAAAATTTATCACTTTCCATTGGTATTAATTATGGATTGGTCGCTACCGGTGACCTGGGAAGGCCGGGTGGATATACAGTTATGGGGGATACAGTAAATATTGCACAAAGGCTTCAGGTTGCTGCACCCAGAGGAAAAATATATGTAAGTGAAGAAATTTATAAATATACCAATCGAGAAATCCTTTATAAGAAACTCAAGAAGATTTCAGTCAAAGGTAAAAAAGAAAAAATTCTGGTCTATACTCCACTGCGAGTGCGATTAAAATATGGACAGAGAAAAATTCAAGAAATCCCGTTGATTGGCAGGGTAGAAGAAATGAATCTTCTCAATAAAATATTTCAGGAAGTGAATGCAGGCAGAGGGCGCGTTGTGGCGATAATTGGCGAGGCAGGAATTGGTAAAACTAAACTCGTTTATGAATTCAAAAGGCAGTTAGAAAAAAATGTATTTATCACCGAAGGCAAAGGGATAGAGTATCATATAAATTCCCCTTATTTTGTTCTAAAGGAAGTCTCGAAAAAGATTTTCGGAATAAACGACAACGATACACCTGCAATGATTACACGGCGGATTACCAAATTCATTGAAAGTAGTGATGATGCTATCTTGAAGGTAAAGATTCCATATTTTAAATATTTTCTTTCTGCAGATTTAACAAGATCTGAGCGGATGCAGATTGAATCAATGCAGAGTGAAGACCGAATCAGATTATTGCTTGAAGCTATTAACTTACTTTTTGTGAAATTATCCAGGTCCAAACCTCTGTTGATGATCTTTGATGACTGCCATTGGATTGATAAGGAAACAATAGATTTTATTCATAATATTGCTGGATCAATAGGATATAAACCAGTTATGCTTATCACCCTTTATCGTCCCACCTTTGATATAGGCAAGATAAGTCGGCTTCCTTATTTTAACACCATAACACTAAAACCGCTGGGGATTGATGAAACGACTGTGCTTTTAAAGAAGATATTACGCTGTGAAAAAATTGACAGTTACTTATTTGCACTCCTTCTTAAAAAATCAGGCGCCATACCATTTTATATAAGTGAGCTCGCTTTAAATCTTGTTAGCAACAATATGATACAAATAAAAGATGGTACTGCTATCTTAAAAGGAGATTTAACACTTACACTGCCGCGCAGCCTTGATGAGCTCATTATGACAAAAATTGACAAGTTATCAGCTGAATTACGATATATCGTTGATATCGCTTCCGTAATAGGAGAAGAATTTTCTTTTAAAATTCTCAATGCCTTGATCCCCGGAAAAGAGAGACTTAAACAGAATCTTGCCTATATTGTCCAGCAAAATATATTTAAAGTAACTGGGGATAAAGATTCTTCAGAAGATGAAAAGTATGCTTTTACTCACAGTATCATGCGGGATGCTGTATATAATTCTTTGTTAAAAAAACAAAGAAGAGAATATCATCAGAAAGTTGGTTTTATTATAGAAAAGATCTTCAATCTCACGATTGAAGAATATTTTGATGCCCTTGCCCACCACTTCTATCTCGGCGGGGAAATTATGAAAGCACTCGAATATCTGGAAAAGGCAGGAGACCAGAAAAAAGAACTTTATCTGAATAGTTCAGCAATTGAATTATACAAAAAGTGTTTAACAATGATTCCTGATGGAATGCCTCACATAACCACAAGAATTTTTGAAAAACTTGGAACGATTTATGAATTAATTGGCGATTATGAAAATGCCTTGAATGCGTATTATAAGATGGAAAGCTATGCAGGAGAAGATTTGGTGGTTAAAGCCAGGAGCTTAAGGCATCGTGCAAACATCATTGCAAATCAGGGAGATTATGATAAAGGATTAGAACTGTTATCACGGGCTTATGAATATTTAAAATCACTAAAAGAAAAATCAAATTTATCAGTATTGCTTGAGTTATCAAATATCAGAAATCTTGAATGCTGGCTTTATCGGATTAAAGGAAAAATGGAAATAGCCGAAAGCAAGGGACTTGAGGCAATTAAAATCATCACAAAAATCAAGGATTGGAAGTTTAAAATTGAATTAAAGCAAGCATTGACCAAGGCATATAATCATCTTTCTGTGATATATTGCGTGAAAGGCGATTTCGAAAAAGCACTTAAATTATGTAAAGAAGCAATTAGTATCGCTGAAGATACCGGAGATTTAAGGGGCAAAGTAAATGCATATAATGTTATGGGCACGGTATTCAAAGCCCAGGGAAATTATGAAAAGGCTATAGATTCTTTCACGGTAAACCTTAAGATTACAGAAGAATTAGGAGATAAGAGAGGCATTGGTGTTGCATACTGCAATCTGGGAAATGTCTATCAACATATCGGTGATAATTCTACCGCCCTTGATTTATATCAAAAATTTCTCGAAATATCACAAGATCTGCGTGATAAATCAAGTATTGGCATGGCATCAAATAATATGGGCATTATCTACTTCAATATGGGTGATTATGAAAGGGCGTTAAAGTTTTTTGAAAACTATCTAAAAATCTCTGAGGAACTCGGTGACAAAAGAGGGATTGCAATCGCATATGGCAATTTAGGAGAAGTTTTAATGAATAAGTTTGAATATAATAAGGCTGTGGCGCTGTTTAAAAAATTTCTAAAAATTAGTCAGAGGATAGGTGATAAAAGAGGGATTGCATCCGCATCCTATAATCTCGGATATGTATATGCTGAAATTGGCAAACTGAAACTGGCATATAAATACTCAAATGAAGCAAAGAATTTTTTTGAATCTATTGGGAATAAAAATGCCCTTGGTATGGTATTGAACACAATTGCTTTGATCAGATTTAAAGACAATAACTTAGAAGAGGCGCTAAAAATTTTAAATTCATCGTTAAGTCTTGCCGAAGCAACCCATTCCATGGAATTAAAGATAAATTGTTTATTCAATCAAGCACGGGTATATGCAGAGATCGATAAAGAAAAGGCTAAAGAAGCTTTTCTCGCAGCAATAGAATTATCTCAGAAATCAAAGATAAAAAAACTCCTGGCAGATATTTATTATGAATATGCACACTTTCTCTACCGAATTGGCGAAATTCAAACAGCAAAAAAATATAAGAATCTTGCTATAAAATTTTATAATGAAATGAACATAAAAAGAAAATAG
- the fba gene encoding class II fructose-1,6-bisphosphate aldolase, producing the protein MLVTLNEILPKARKHNYGIGHFNTSNLEITQAIITTAEELNSPVIIGVSEKAINYAGMKMLVGIVSSLAEESKIPIVLHLDHGKNFDIAKRCIDAGFTSVMIDGSYLPFKENLKLTKKVVEYAHKKNASVEAEIGRLAGIEDDIEVEKNIYTNPEEARIFTKETGCDALAVAIGTSHGAYKFKGRPKLRIDILKEIAEKVKIPLVLHGASGVKPKWVNYANRFGAKIEKTSGVPDRLIKEAIKNGIAKINVDTDIRIAFTAGIREFLIKNPQEFDPRKILGYTRELIKKVVKEKIILFGSAETGNR; encoded by the coding sequence ATGCTCGTTACCTTAAATGAAATATTACCAAAAGCAAGAAAGCACAATTATGGGATTGGACATTTTAATACATCAAATCTTGAAATAACTCAGGCAATAATTACAACTGCAGAAGAACTGAATTCACCGGTTATCATTGGTGTAAGTGAAAAGGCGATAAATTATGCGGGTATGAAAATGCTCGTAGGGATCGTCAGCAGTCTTGCTGAAGAGTCAAAAATCCCAATTGTTCTCCATCTTGACCATGGGAAGAACTTTGATATTGCAAAAAGGTGTATAGATGCTGGTTTCACATCCGTAATGATAGATGGCTCATATCTACCTTTTAAGGAGAATTTGAAACTTACAAAAAAAGTGGTAGAGTATGCACATAAGAAAAATGCTTCAGTAGAAGCGGAAATTGGAAGACTCGCCGGGATAGAGGATGATATAGAAGTAGAAAAAAATATTTATACAAATCCTGAAGAGGCAAGGATTTTTACGAAAGAGACTGGTTGTGATGCTCTGGCGGTTGCTATTGGTACATCTCACGGTGCATATAAATTCAAAGGTAGACCAAAATTACGTATAGATATTCTTAAGGAAATCGCTGAAAAAGTAAAAATTCCATTGGTTCTGCATGGTGCATCTGGGGTAAAGCCAAAATGGGTTAATTACGCAAATAGATTCGGAGCAAAAATAGAAAAGACGAGTGGCGTGCCCGACCGTTTAATAAAAGAAGCAATCAAAAATGGGATAGCGAAGATAAATGTTGATACTGATATCAGAATTGCATTCACTGCAGGGATTCGTGAATTTTTAATCAAAAATCCCCAAGAATTTGACCCGAGAAAGATTCTTGGTTACACTCGGGAATTGATAAAAAAGGTGGTAAAAGAAAAGATAATCCTCTTCGGCTCTGCAGAAACAGGAAACAGATAA
- a CDS encoding nickel-binding protein has product MGSNAKMDRAYIDDKTGQAICCWNAPDEKTIQDIFKKAQVKPESIKSVTVYNG; this is encoded by the coding sequence GTGGGAAGCAACGCAAAGATGGATCGGGCTTATATAGACGATAAAACAGGACAGGCAATCTGTTGCTGGAATGCACCAGATGAGAAGACGATACAAGATATCTTTAAGAAGGCTCAGGTTAAGCCCGAATCAATAAAATCCGTAACAGTGTATAACGGATAA
- a CDS encoding Ig-like domain-containing protein, with the protein MKNSVCHLLKIILFTVINFFADCGKKTPLIDITNPKDGAVVEGIVEITAQVMNGEDIWSVGFFIDDSLVKFFEEAPYSYLWNTIPLPDSSIHTIYAKAELENGNYIYSETISVMVYNILLFYDDFEFYYIHNYPSQYWFQIWPGIGESTYVDSLFSYDGFKSFRLCGSSQWVRTDGIELDLKKLHKLTYEYALMIPETSPAGALAGFFVKLSPTLGTIYNGVLFDFNDSLVYVRGVDPQPTGYKWQKNLWYNVKVHLDYDNLLMDVWINEQKIADNVPAAEESISDTFALSTEYGAGGAVYFDRIQILKK; encoded by the coding sequence GTGAAGAACTCTGTCTGCCATTTATTGAAAATAATACTTTTTACAGTGATAAATTTCTTCGCAGATTGCGGAAAAAAAACACCACTAATTGATATCACCAATCCCAAAGACGGGGCAGTCGTTGAAGGCATTGTAGAAATAACAGCGCAGGTAATGAATGGGGAAGATATATGGAGTGTAGGATTTTTTATTGATGATTCCCTTGTAAAATTTTTTGAAGAAGCACCGTATTCATATTTATGGAATACAATTCCCCTTCCTGATAGTTCAATTCATACGATATATGCAAAGGCTGAACTTGAAAACGGGAATTATATATACTCCGAAACAATCTCAGTAATGGTCTATAATATTCTGCTCTTTTATGATGATTTTGAATTTTATTATATTCACAATTACCCTTCCCAATACTGGTTTCAAATCTGGCCCGGAATCGGTGAAAGTACCTATGTTGATTCACTTTTTTCCTATGATGGATTTAAGAGTTTCCGACTTTGTGGCTCTTCACAGTGGGTAAGAACTGATGGCATTGAACTTGATTTAAAAAAATTGCATAAACTTACTTATGAATATGCCTTAATGATTCCGGAGACGAGCCCAGCCGGTGCGCTTGCAGGATTTTTTGTAAAATTGAGCCCCACACTGGGTACGATATATAACGGTGTTCTTTTTGATTTCAACGATAGTCTGGTGTATGTGCGGGGTGTTGATCCACAACCAACCGGATATAAGTGGCAAAAAAATCTGTGGTATAATGTAAAAGTGCACCTTGATTATGATAATCTGTTAATGGATGTCTGGATAAACGAACAGAAGATTGCTGATAATGTTCCTGCGGCAGAGGAATCAATTTCTGACACCTTTGCCCTATCCACCGAATACGGCGCAGGGGGCGCAGTATATTTTGATAGAATCCAGATATTAAAAAAATAA
- a CDS encoding 4Fe-4S binding protein produces MLIKPQKLLIIQNKLKKFKYLILIFIITAAVLGFSFIQYFDPIVIFERTLLLIVFPVISFFVGIFTLKASFAYTERLFAILFFAIILGLNFFSKRFWCQNICPLGGLFAFFAKFSLFKFIFGDGCKQCALCEKICPTRAIDSKNETIDTGECIICLNCIYECPENVIKYKIRFTQPEFDIKKRQVIFSIGSAFVLAPLLRSVHHQKIEGRLIRPPGSIPESEFLSRCLHCGRCMKVCPTNGLQPCLFESGILGLWTPRLVPRIGACEKNCNMCGKVCPTSAIRNLSLKEKSYAKIGTAIIDKARCIAWEQNKACLICDEACQYNAIKMINETIYGISLSRPVVDERICTGCGMCENRCPVEGTAAIQVYSIGEERKQSGSYITEEKEKLRSCEEKEEDIPSGFMIK; encoded by the coding sequence ATGCTCATTAAACCACAAAAATTGTTGATTATACAAAATAAACTCAAAAAATTCAAATATCTAATACTGATATTTATAATTACAGCGGCGGTTCTCGGTTTTTCTTTTATTCAATATTTTGACCCAATTGTGATATTTGAAAGAACTCTTTTGTTGATTGTATTTCCTGTCATTTCATTTTTTGTCGGCATTTTTACTCTAAAGGCTTCTTTTGCTTATACCGAAAGATTGTTTGCCATTTTATTTTTCGCAATAATACTCGGGCTGAATTTTTTTTCAAAAAGATTCTGGTGTCAGAATATCTGCCCATTGGGTGGATTATTCGCCTTCTTTGCAAAATTCTCATTATTTAAGTTTATCTTTGGTGATGGGTGTAAGCAATGTGCTTTATGCGAAAAGATCTGCCCGACCCGTGCGATAGATTCAAAAAATGAGACGATTGACACAGGCGAATGTATTATCTGCCTTAACTGTATCTATGAGTGTCCGGAAAATGTAATTAAATATAAAATAAGATTTACACAACCTGAATTTGATATTAAGAAACGTCAGGTAATCTTCTCTATCGGCAGTGCTTTTGTCCTTGCACCATTATTGCGTTCAGTTCATCATCAAAAAATTGAAGGAAGATTGATCCGTCCGCCCGGCTCAATTCCTGAATCAGAATTTTTAAGTAGATGCTTGCATTGTGGCAGGTGTATGAAGGTATGTCCCACGAATGGACTCCAGCCCTGTCTTTTTGAATCAGGCATTCTGGGGCTCTGGACACCAAGACTCGTGCCGCGCATTGGTGCCTGTGAAAAAAATTGTAATATGTGCGGCAAGGTTTGTCCGACTTCGGCAATAAGGAATTTATCTTTGAAAGAAAAGAGTTATGCGAAGATCGGGACTGCAATTATTGACAAGGCGAGGTGTATTGCATGGGAACAAAACAAGGCCTGTTTGATATGTGATGAAGCCTGCCAGTATAATGCAATTAAGATGATTAATGAAACAATCTATGGAATTTCTTTAAGCAGGCCCGTGGTGGACGAAAGAATATGCACAGGCTGTGGTATGTGTGAAAATCGCTGCCCGGTTGAAGGAACCGCTGCGATACAGGTATATTCCATTGGCGAAGAAAGGAAGCAATCTGGTTCTTATATCACTGAAGAAAAAGAAAAATTGCGGAGTTGTGAAGAAAAAGAGGAAGACATCCCTTCGGGGTTTATGATTAAGTGA